Proteins encoded within one genomic window of Natronocella acetinitrilica:
- a CDS encoding type II toxin-antitoxin system VapC family toxin: protein MILLDTNVVLDVVQKRNPHYRASALVLDRVLRKEVMGALPAHVVTTIHFLVSRHQSADTASRVVEWLLGRFSIATVGKPELRRAQALRWTDFEDAVVAAAAETSDCDTIITRKVQDFRASPVTALTPEEYLLGLDNVPPS from the coding sequence ATGATTCTCCTCGACACGAATGTTGTGCTCGATGTCGTACAAAAACGTAATCCTCACTACCGGGCATCGGCTTTAGTGCTGGACAGGGTGCTCCGCAAAGAGGTCATGGGTGCACTTCCAGCACACGTGGTCACCACGATTCACTTTCTTGTCAGTCGCCATCAGAGCGCGGATACAGCATCCCGAGTGGTCGAATGGTTGCTTGGCCGTTTTTCGATAGCAACCGTCGGGAAGCCGGAACTGAGGCGAGCGCAGGCCCTGAGATGGACAGATTTTGAAGACGCGGTTGTGGCAGCCGCGGCTGAGACATCAGACTGCGATACGATTATCACGCGTAAAGTTCAAGACTTCAGGGCCTCTCCGGTTACAGCGCTAACACCTGAGGAATACTTGCTCGGACTCGACAACGTGCCGCCGAGCTGA
- a CDS encoding helix-turn-helix domain-containing protein gives MTHTKQNLKKHQTNQPQVEDYEGCINIGGCDIGFDELVSPQVAAKIAGLSPRSLRRLVSQGELAVYRYAPNSMRYLVRDLLEWTEERRIEPEERIHVLPTST, from the coding sequence GTGACGCATACAAAACAGAACCTCAAAAAGCACCAGACGAACCAACCGCAGGTCGAGGACTACGAGGGCTGCATCAACATCGGTGGCTGCGATATCGGGTTCGATGAACTCGTCTCCCCACAGGTCGCCGCCAAGATTGCCGGTCTCTCACCTCGAAGCCTTCGTCGACTGGTTTCTCAAGGTGAGTTAGCAGTCTACCGCTATGCTCCAAATTCAATGCGCTACCTTGTGCGTGATCTTTTGGAGTGGACTGAGGAGCGGCGGATTGAACCCGAGGAGCGGATCCATGTGTTGCCGACTTCAACGTAG
- a CDS encoding zinc ribbon domain-containing protein, producing the protein MGIIEDEQETFTLDEFASHYELTPLELLETIRDKRLNGYEAVRRGKEIIIRKISSDREQTAEAIDEKEEAADSNERESKSLFCTQCGERLSAEANFCPSCGLKKKIYSEENNTEVERDYASDKFAHKNRNSLSTEKAAASSSERNGFWFTTIFFFIAIMLGGIWWFSLGMPSPTLIAISQIKEECEQFARDQNVSGTLFGNGIERLTIGESWIKDGRRVVELRFMSNEDRFLVRYCVYGKGTIQIPSIIDQSRWQ; encoded by the coding sequence ATGGGAATAATAGAGGACGAGCAGGAAACCTTTACATTAGATGAGTTTGCATCTCACTACGAATTAACGCCTTTGGAATTGTTGGAGACGATCCGTGACAAAAGACTTAACGGCTATGAAGCAGTGAGGCGTGGGAAAGAAATAATTATAAGAAAGATAAGCAGCGATAGAGAGCAGACGGCTGAGGCGATCGATGAGAAAGAAGAAGCCGCCGATTCCAATGAGCGTGAAAGTAAATCTTTATTTTGCACCCAGTGCGGTGAACGCCTATCTGCTGAGGCTAATTTTTGTCCAAGCTGTGGATTGAAGAAGAAAATATATTCCGAGGAAAATAACACGGAAGTCGAACGAGATTATGCCAGCGATAAGTTCGCACATAAAAATAGAAATTCACTTTCCACCGAGAAAGCCGCAGCATCGTCAAGTGAACGAAATGGATTTTGGTTCACGACAATTTTTTTCTTTATAGCCATAATGCTTGGCGGAATATGGTGGTTCAGTCTAGGGATGCCCTCTCCTACGCTTATTGCAATAAGCCAAATCAAAGAAGAGTGCGAACAGTTCGCTAGGGATCAAAACGTTTCAGGGACGCTATTTGGAAACGGCATCGAGAGACTTACTATCGGCGAATCCTGGATAAAAGATGGGAGACGTGTCGTCGAATTACGGTTTATGAGCAACGAAGACCGTTTTCTTGTCCGTTATTGTGTTTATGGCAAAGGAACCATACAAATTCCAAGCATCATCGATCAATCACGATGGCAGTAG
- a CDS encoding DUF6364 family protein, translating into MDTETTKLTIRLPRQDVEFAKTYAKAHGLTVTEVIDRYLRRMRALETHQPSPDLDFITGLIPADLDAEDEYRRHLTNKHT; encoded by the coding sequence GTGGACACCGAGACGACCAAACTCACCATTCGCCTCCCGCGACAAGACGTGGAGTTTGCGAAAACCTATGCCAAAGCCCACGGCTTGACTGTGACTGAGGTGATTGATCGGTACCTGCGCCGGATGCGTGCCCTGGAAACACATCAACCGTCGCCAGATCTGGATTTCATAACCGGTCTGATACCCGCCGATCTTGATGCTGAAGATGAATATCGGCGCCATCTCACCAATAAGCACACATGA
- a CDS encoding helix-turn-helix transcriptional regulator: MYLSNNQVQKRYNISRTTIWRWTEKGIMPKPHDIGGLKRWRLDELERWEKKLN; the protein is encoded by the coding sequence ATGTACTTATCGAACAATCAAGTCCAAAAGCGATACAACATCAGTAGAACCACCATTTGGCGCTGGACAGAAAAAGGAATCATGCCGAAACCGCATGACATCGGTGGACTTAAGCGCTGGCGCCTAGATGAGCTGGAGCGATGGGAGAAGAAGCTTAATTGA
- a CDS encoding tyrosine-type recombinase/integrase: MLTVKKLDTAQPRKGPYRLWDNDRSGFGAQVTPAGTITFFQAYTGKGKRKFLNLGRYPDTGLREARDQASEARKLIQSGVDPREARQEARLTEDRRKAEAENKRQLEASRGSLEQLLATHLTTLKQKGRTQRYVDDLRGTFERWVPTSLLTCKVADITPLDLQRVIGSAISKASPNTANRLRTFLHAVFKTGLHHDHNPAHVNSELSFGLSMNPMDAIPSQPPSAATRDRALDFSELARIWTALPFAPGSPIMKAEVKLQLLLGGMHFTEVGQARWSEFDLTKSLWEIPANRGSNEAGTKNRRPHIMPLCPMALEELKYLKEFTGSTPFLFPNTRRDDAPMSSTAPAQFVRNRLRPFMDEQDRLRGITPLEPWSPANLRSTVKTRLGELGYNSEWRNRLQNHGQLGIDVRHYDRWDFLDQKREMLEVFERRLGNEIENLK, from the coding sequence ATGCTCACGGTCAAGAAGCTCGATACTGCCCAACCCCGCAAAGGCCCCTACCGACTTTGGGATAACGACAGGTCAGGCTTCGGGGCACAAGTTACCCCAGCAGGCACAATCACTTTCTTCCAGGCATATACGGGGAAAGGCAAGCGGAAGTTTTTAAATCTTGGACGCTACCCAGACACGGGGCTACGCGAGGCAAGGGATCAAGCTTCTGAGGCGCGGAAACTAATTCAGAGTGGCGTAGATCCCAGGGAAGCACGGCAAGAGGCACGTCTGACAGAAGATCGACGAAAAGCGGAAGCGGAAAATAAGCGACAACTCGAAGCGTCCCGCGGCTCGCTAGAGCAACTGCTCGCGACTCATCTAACAACGCTCAAACAAAAAGGTCGGACGCAAAGATACGTCGACGACCTTAGGGGGACGTTTGAACGGTGGGTACCAACCTCGCTCCTCACGTGCAAGGTCGCCGACATCACACCATTGGACCTACAGAGAGTCATAGGCAGCGCTATAAGCAAAGCCAGCCCTAACACCGCCAACCGCCTACGCACCTTCCTCCATGCCGTATTTAAAACAGGGCTGCATCATGACCATAATCCAGCGCATGTAAACTCAGAGCTTTCGTTCGGCCTAAGCATGAACCCGATGGATGCTATTCCGTCCCAACCTCCTTCCGCAGCAACGCGAGACCGCGCCCTAGATTTCTCAGAACTCGCACGTATCTGGACAGCCCTCCCATTCGCACCCGGATCCCCCATAATGAAGGCGGAAGTCAAACTTCAACTGCTGTTAGGGGGCATGCATTTTACTGAAGTCGGCCAGGCTAGGTGGAGCGAGTTCGACCTAACAAAAAGTCTCTGGGAGATCCCAGCCAACCGCGGCTCTAATGAAGCAGGTACGAAAAACAGACGCCCGCACATCATGCCGTTATGCCCCATGGCCCTAGAAGAACTCAAATATTTGAAAGAGTTCACTGGCAGTACACCATTTTTATTTCCCAACACGCGACGCGACGATGCTCCAATGAGTAGCACCGCACCTGCTCAATTTGTACGCAACCGACTCCGGCCATTCATGGATGAACAAGACCGGCTCCGCGGTATAACGCCGCTTGAACCGTGGTCCCCTGCAAACCTCCGCTCAACCGTGAAAACCCGGCTGGGTGAACTCGGATACAACTCTGAGTGGCGTAACCGGCTTCAGAACCACGGACAGCTAGGAATTGACGTGAGGCACTACGACCGGTGGGATTTTTTAGATCAAAAACGGGAGATGTTAGAAGTCTTCGAGCGCCGCCTGGGGAATGAAATTGAAAATTTAAAATAA
- the bcsS gene encoding cellulose biosynthesis protein BcsS — METFFRMTLCRGLACALAAVAALEASPVKADWMLLGGAEEVFDGRFAQVTALFPFSGQLGNGFVHRYSVSYIGYEYPVEDDVVEADSWGGSVAIGYQIPVPNGWLGFGAGAAYRNTHYTPSQPDNPQEGSSIVAQVDIDAGLLHANRLLYATSISYTPRYRAYWGRARVLVRTSPRTLLGPEFVAHGDRDYDARQFGLALQLNRVVGPLELVIKAGTKRIRDGESGAYGGVEFLRHFN, encoded by the coding sequence ATGGAAACGTTCTTCCGCATGACACTGTGCCGAGGGCTTGCCTGTGCACTCGCCGCAGTGGCCGCTCTGGAGGCTAGCCCAGTCAAGGCCGACTGGATGTTGCTTGGTGGAGCGGAGGAGGTGTTCGATGGCCGCTTTGCCCAGGTAACCGCATTGTTTCCGTTCTCGGGGCAGTTGGGAAACGGGTTCGTTCACCGCTACAGCGTCAGCTATATCGGCTACGAGTATCCGGTGGAAGACGACGTCGTAGAGGCGGATAGCTGGGGTGGCTCCGTGGCAATCGGTTACCAAATTCCGGTGCCCAACGGCTGGCTGGGCTTTGGCGCGGGGGCCGCCTACCGCAATACGCATTACACCCCGTCCCAGCCGGACAATCCGCAGGAGGGCTCGAGCATCGTCGCCCAGGTCGATATTGATGCAGGCCTGCTGCACGCAAACCGTTTGCTGTACGCGACGAGTATCAGCTATACGCCGCGTTATCGCGCCTATTGGGGGCGTGCCAGGGTGCTTGTGAGAACCAGCCCGAGGACTTTGCTGGGCCCCGAATTCGTTGCCCATGGCGACCGCGACTATGACGCACGGCAATTCGGCCTTGCGCTGCAGCTCAACCGGGTTGTCGGACCACTGGAGCTCGTGATCAAAGCCGGCACCAAACGCATACGGGATGGCGAGAGTGGCGCTTACGGTGGGGTCGAGTTTCTCCGTCACTTCAATTGA
- a CDS encoding phage/plasmid primase, P4 family: protein MLKADIKNNVNDSKNNETDNIKPNLQEAQKFLSLLDGEAEVFTFQTFADTPQAKENSSQYARIFSGTLDEYAKKLTKLNQQGAGVFVTVQETDGEGRKKENITRIRAIFQEDDEGSDTRFPVDPHITVQSSPNKYHRYFLTEGASPHEFEAVQRRMVEDYGSDPSAKDRARVLRLPGFYHQKDPNKPHMVHIVKSTAERPIPWDRLKTAFPPVGLEGRRTVASASGKNFLTNPAEILSALGALDPDCDYNSWLRVGMALHSTKAGSAAFELWDQWSVKGHKYRDGETAKMWETFNSNCPNGVKLGTLFHMAKQAGWTGSPPIAPPISGSANNSLISLGTDGLPDLTHDQLALDLSAKYGWQNNAKYVAKQGNWFFWNGTVWSLDQKQTHITQTRSFIRDLALDVEKWAKEYAQNIGSTDEANKFEARWKSHAKNLRQRSFFINVANTAQSNSDLIAAPKDFDSDPMLVGTPGGTVDLRSGTLRAAERGDLITRQVAVTPASLGAHAAQWEAFLAQTQEDDAEMVGFLKRLCGYALTGLTSEHKLPFIFGTGGNGKSVFCNTIHQIMGEYATRTPAETFLANRGPQHPTDLASMEGKRLVTAAELPVGATWNESLLKDLTGGDLISARRMRQDFFEFSPECTVFMIGNQKPALRTVDDAMRRRLLLIPFTRQISDRDRDPDLMDKLKAEWPAILRWMIDGAIEWQKQGLNAPQRVVDASRDYLDSEDTLKEFMTDCLEKTDKGFVLTKDVYSAFKQWCEERGMTPWTQQSLTKSIRNRGFDVTRQSSGYALNGFKVIQENLGISPVSSYTSKKLQV from the coding sequence ATGCTAAAAGCAGATATTAAAAATAATGTAAACGATAGCAAGAACAACGAAACCGACAACATCAAGCCCAACCTGCAGGAAGCCCAAAAGTTTCTTTCGCTTCTCGACGGAGAAGCAGAAGTCTTTACTTTCCAGACTTTTGCAGATACGCCGCAGGCCAAGGAAAACTCGTCCCAGTACGCACGCATTTTCTCTGGAACGTTAGATGAGTATGCAAAAAAGCTAACGAAACTGAACCAGCAAGGTGCGGGTGTATTCGTCACCGTACAGGAGACAGACGGCGAAGGTCGCAAGAAAGAAAATATCACCCGTATCCGCGCTATTTTTCAAGAAGACGACGAAGGGAGTGATACACGCTTCCCAGTGGACCCACACATAACCGTGCAATCCAGTCCGAACAAGTATCACCGATACTTCTTAACGGAAGGCGCGTCCCCTCATGAGTTCGAGGCCGTTCAGCGGCGGATGGTGGAGGACTATGGCAGCGATCCCAGTGCGAAGGATAGAGCGCGTGTTTTAAGACTTCCGGGGTTTTACCACCAAAAAGACCCGAACAAACCCCATATGGTTCATATAGTCAAGAGCACTGCAGAACGACCTATCCCTTGGGACAGATTGAAGACTGCGTTTCCACCGGTTGGATTGGAAGGGCGTAGGACGGTGGCGAGCGCTTCCGGGAAGAACTTCCTCACAAACCCGGCTGAGATCCTCAGCGCGCTAGGGGCCCTAGACCCTGACTGTGACTACAACTCCTGGCTTCGCGTAGGAATGGCACTCCACTCGACCAAGGCCGGGTCAGCGGCCTTCGAGCTCTGGGACCAATGGAGTGTCAAAGGCCACAAGTATCGGGACGGAGAGACGGCAAAGATGTGGGAAACTTTCAACTCTAACTGTCCCAATGGTGTCAAGCTAGGAACACTGTTCCATATGGCTAAGCAAGCAGGTTGGACCGGCAGTCCCCCCATCGCCCCGCCAATATCTGGTTCGGCGAATAATAGCCTAATTAGTCTCGGCACTGACGGGCTTCCGGACCTTACGCACGATCAATTGGCTCTTGATCTGTCGGCGAAATACGGATGGCAAAATAACGCTAAGTATGTGGCGAAACAGGGCAATTGGTTCTTTTGGAACGGCACTGTCTGGTCTTTGGATCAAAAGCAGACGCATATTACCCAAACTAGGTCATTTATTCGCGATCTTGCACTTGATGTGGAAAAGTGGGCAAAAGAATACGCGCAAAACATTGGTTCCACGGATGAGGCGAATAAGTTTGAAGCTCGATGGAAAAGCCATGCGAAAAATCTGCGGCAGCGAAGTTTTTTTATCAACGTCGCAAATACCGCGCAAAGCAACTCAGACCTAATTGCGGCTCCAAAGGATTTCGATTCTGACCCAATGTTAGTGGGAACACCGGGCGGCACGGTGGATCTCCGCAGCGGAACGCTGCGTGCCGCTGAACGTGGGGATTTAATCACCCGGCAAGTTGCCGTCACTCCAGCTTCACTCGGTGCCCATGCGGCTCAGTGGGAGGCCTTCCTTGCGCAAACACAGGAAGATGATGCGGAGATGGTGGGCTTCCTAAAGCGTCTATGCGGCTACGCCTTAACCGGGCTGACCAGCGAGCACAAGCTGCCGTTCATCTTTGGAACTGGGGGCAATGGAAAGTCGGTCTTCTGCAACACTATCCATCAAATCATGGGCGAGTATGCAACACGCACTCCTGCCGAAACCTTCCTCGCCAACCGCGGACCGCAGCATCCAACAGATTTAGCTAGCATGGAAGGGAAACGGCTTGTTACGGCAGCCGAACTTCCCGTAGGCGCAACCTGGAACGAGTCGTTACTTAAAGACCTAACAGGGGGAGATCTAATTTCGGCGCGCCGCATGCGGCAGGATTTCTTTGAGTTCTCACCCGAGTGCACGGTCTTCATGATCGGTAATCAAAAACCTGCTCTCAGGACTGTCGATGACGCCATGCGTCGTCGTCTTCTGTTGATTCCATTTACCCGCCAGATTAGTGATCGGGACAGGGATCCTGACCTCATGGACAAGTTAAAAGCCGAGTGGCCTGCGATCCTCCGTTGGATGATTGACGGGGCCATAGAGTGGCAGAAACAAGGCCTGAACGCCCCTCAACGCGTTGTCGACGCATCCCGTGATTACCTAGATAGCGAAGACACTCTGAAGGAGTTCATGACTGACTGTCTCGAAAAGACGGACAAAGGGTTTGTGCTGACAAAGGACGTATACAGCGCATTCAAGCAGTGGTGCGAAGAGCGAGGCATGACCCCCTGGACTCAGCAAAGCCTCACGAAGTCCATCCGAAACCGAGGCTTTGACGTCACTAGGCAAAGTAGCGGATATGCCTTAAACGGATTTAAAGTTATCCAAGAAAACCTAGGGATATCACCTGTTTCCTCCTACACTTCTAAGAAGTTGCAAGTTTAG
- a CDS encoding glycosyltransferase: MALSYVVWRSGTLNPDAILFSASVFAAELFGIGTMLLLLHMCWRLPDRKAPPPPPGLTVDVFITTYNEPVDVVRRTLLAAVGMKYPHMTWLLDDGDREEMRALAQRLGCLYLGRSENTDAKAGNLNNGLKYGTGSIVALFDADHAPHKRFLLETLGYFRDSQVAFVQTPQEFYNLDSYQHRVTRRKRNLWTEQSLFFNIIQRGKDYWNAAFFCGSCAVLRRRALDEIGGFATGSVTEDLHTSLRLHEKGYESVYHPHPLAYGIAVIDVAEYMRQRLRWGQGAMQVWRRERLLSNTNLTLPQRLNYFSSIITYFDGWQRAIFYTVPAFALLSGKLPINITVLEFLLIFLPYLAVTFWTFGVITRGHSHLFLGEEYNFARFAVFCQSTLAFFRRRLRFVVSAKKRNPSPSTLAPLYPQIFILLLSAVAIPVGIFVHYRSGNLALDALIANIFWCGLVMSIAFSLLRFTRVNARHRRQEYRFSIPTCALIKLEGHSEKLVTVEDLSAQGFSFHGDLSGPVESGKKLTGYLHVPSGPMPFRGWIRSIRQAPTDSRRIAATYGCEFEALPEEVVKQLEAFLHGNDLQWHFLRISDHTHKLLRPNGPDALEESKGALFANVGHWQCCTYSRPVELTLREFQGVVSSAGVGPDEDRKMVLMQEVPEGTSVMITVGGSDDTQELFGEVTEDGRVETADGPVYLYTLQNVRSMTTWKRSSA, encoded by the coding sequence GTGGCGTTGTCCTATGTGGTGTGGCGTTCCGGCACGCTCAACCCTGACGCAATACTGTTTTCCGCCTCGGTCTTCGCGGCCGAACTCTTTGGCATCGGCACCATGCTGCTGCTGCTGCACATGTGCTGGCGGCTGCCCGACCGGAAAGCGCCTCCGCCACCTCCCGGACTCACCGTGGACGTGTTCATCACCACGTACAATGAACCCGTGGATGTGGTCAGACGGACCCTGCTAGCCGCTGTGGGCATGAAATATCCCCACATGACCTGGCTGCTCGATGACGGGGACCGGGAAGAAATGCGCGCGCTTGCACAGCGGCTCGGCTGCCTTTATCTGGGGCGCTCGGAAAACACGGACGCAAAAGCCGGTAACCTGAACAACGGACTCAAATACGGTACAGGTTCGATTGTGGCCCTGTTCGATGCCGACCACGCACCGCACAAGCGTTTTCTGCTGGAAACGCTGGGCTACTTCCGGGACAGCCAGGTTGCGTTCGTGCAGACGCCGCAGGAGTTCTACAATCTCGACTCCTACCAGCATCGCGTCACGCGCAGGAAAAGAAACCTCTGGACCGAACAGTCACTGTTTTTCAACATCATCCAGCGTGGAAAGGATTACTGGAACGCGGCCTTTTTCTGCGGCAGCTGCGCCGTGTTGCGCCGCCGGGCCCTGGATGAAATCGGCGGCTTTGCAACCGGCTCGGTGACGGAGGATCTCCACACATCGTTGCGGCTTCATGAGAAAGGCTACGAATCGGTCTATCACCCGCACCCCCTGGCCTATGGCATTGCCGTCATCGACGTTGCCGAGTACATGCGTCAGCGGTTGCGTTGGGGCCAGGGGGCCATGCAGGTCTGGCGCCGTGAGCGCCTGTTGAGCAACACAAACCTCACCCTCCCGCAGCGACTGAATTACTTCTCCAGCATCATCACGTACTTCGATGGCTGGCAACGCGCGATCTTCTATACGGTGCCCGCGTTCGCGCTTTTATCGGGCAAGTTGCCGATCAATATCACCGTGCTTGAATTCCTTCTGATCTTTCTGCCTTATCTGGCGGTGACATTCTGGACCTTTGGCGTCATTACGCGGGGCCACAGTCACCTTTTTCTGGGTGAAGAGTACAATTTCGCCCGTTTTGCGGTTTTCTGCCAGTCCACTTTGGCCTTTTTCCGCCGACGCCTGCGCTTCGTGGTTTCCGCGAAGAAACGCAACCCGAGTCCGTCGACGCTCGCCCCGCTGTACCCGCAGATTTTCATCCTCCTGCTCAGTGCCGTAGCGATACCAGTGGGCATTTTCGTGCATTACCGAAGCGGGAATCTTGCGCTGGATGCACTGATCGCCAACATTTTCTGGTGCGGACTGGTCATGAGCATCGCATTCAGCCTTCTGCGCTTTACCCGTGTTAACGCTCGTCATCGCAGGCAGGAGTATCGCTTCAGCATACCGACCTGTGCCCTGATCAAGCTGGAGGGCCATTCCGAAAAGCTTGTGACCGTGGAAGACCTGTCCGCCCAGGGGTTCAGCTTTCATGGGGACTTGTCCGGGCCGGTGGAATCCGGCAAGAAGCTGACCGGATACCTCCACGTGCCCAGTGGGCCAATGCCGTTTCGCGGCTGGATTCGCAGCATTCGGCAGGCACCAACGGACTCGCGGCGGATAGCAGCGACATACGGCTGCGAGTTCGAAGCCCTGCCCGAGGAAGTCGTCAAGCAACTGGAGGCTTTTCTGCATGGCAATGATCTGCAGTGGCATTTCCTCAGGATTTCAGATCACACGCACAAGCTGCTGCGCCCCAACGGGCCGGATGCGCTGGAAGAGAGCAAAGGGGCGCTGTTTGCCAATGTAGGACATTGGCAATGCTGCACTTATTCCCGACCCGTCGAGTTAACTTTGCGCGAATTCCAGGGGGTTGTCTCGTCCGCCGGTGTGGGCCCCGATGAAGACAGGAAAATGGTGCTGATGCAGGAGGTTCCCGAAGGCACCAGCGTCATGATCACAGTAGGAGGCAGCGACGACACGCAGGAACTCTTCGGCGAAGTCACGGAAGACGGGAGAGTCGAGACCGCGGATGGCCCGGTTTATCTCTACACGCTTCAAAACGTCCGGAGCATGACGACATGGAAACGTTCTTCCGCATGA